Proteins encoded within one genomic window of Flavobacterium gilvum:
- a CDS encoding glycosyltransferase family 2 protein encodes MMISVVIRNKNEADYLERTLSILTKRYSDDIDEIIIVDNNSTDNSIKVAKKYNCKVVNIEQFTYGKAINLGIRESKNNYVFLLSSHSIPIGGSFFKNSIQFIKDKKDFAGLRFINSIENYERAIINNFEVKDPLKFGFMAACGLLSKEVWEQIHFDEKLVFKEDKEWSEKVTQAGYKIYDIDETFFYFINRSEESELNRFKNETISEFQLYNRTYHSKIKIVASLIKKIFFTNLLVFFKTIKRDFKMAKIKFEINNFLNKKT; translated from the coding sequence ATGATGATTAGTGTCGTTATTCGGAATAAGAATGAAGCAGATTATTTAGAAAGAACACTTAGTATATTAACAAAAAGGTATTCTGATGACATTGATGAGATAATCATTGTTGACAATAATTCAACTGATAATAGTATTAAAGTTGCCAAAAAATATAACTGTAAGGTTGTAAATATTGAGCAATTCACTTATGGAAAGGCCATAAACTTAGGCATAAGGGAATCAAAAAATAATTATGTTTTTTTGTTAAGCTCTCATTCAATACCTATCGGAGGAAGTTTTTTTAAAAATTCGATTCAGTTTATAAAGGATAAAAAAGATTTTGCAGGATTGCGTTTTATTAATAGTATTGAAAACTATGAACGAGCAATAATAAATAATTTTGAAGTGAAAGATCCATTAAAATTTGGATTTATGGCTGCATGTGGTCTTTTATCTAAAGAAGTTTGGGAACAAATTCATTTTGATGAAAAGTTAGTTTTTAAAGAAGATAAAGAATGGTCAGAAAAAGTTACCCAAGCAGGATATAAGATTTATGATATAGATGAAACTTTCTTTTATTTTATTAATCGCTCTGAGGAATCAGAATTGAATCGATTTAAGAATGAAACAATTTCTGAGTTTCAACTATATAATCGAACATATCATAGTAAAATTAAAATCGTTGCTTCATTAATTAAAAAAATATTCTTTACTAATTTACTTGTTTTTTTTAAAACGATCAAGAGAGATTTTAAAATGGCAAAAATAAAATTTGAAATAAATAATTTTTTGAATAAAAAAACATAA
- a CDS encoding N-acetylneuraminate synthase family protein, with product MNNYKKPFVIAEIGCNHKGDMVIAKELIRIAKIFCNSDAVKFQKRNNKELLTVEQYNKPHPNPSNSYGETYGAHREFLEFNLQQHAELKEYCEDLGIVYSTSVWDTTSAKEIASLNPDFIKIPSACNNNFEMIDWLCDNYKGEIHISTGMTTKDETSNLVDFFVNKGRNKDLVIYNCTSGYPVPFEDVCLLDIKLLIDKYADKVKSIGFSGHHLGIAVDIAAYTLGANIIERHYTLDRTWKGTDHAASLEPEGVRKLSRDLKAVYKALTFKSQDILPIEQVQRDKLKYRNA from the coding sequence ATGAATAATTATAAAAAACCTTTTGTAATTGCAGAGATTGGATGCAATCATAAAGGAGATATGGTAATCGCTAAAGAATTGATTAGAATTGCAAAGATTTTTTGTAATTCAGATGCAGTAAAATTCCAAAAACGTAATAATAAAGAATTGCTTACAGTTGAACAATATAATAAGCCTCACCCAAATCCTTCTAATTCTTACGGGGAAACTTATGGTGCCCATCGTGAGTTTTTAGAATTTAATCTTCAGCAACATGCAGAACTTAAAGAGTATTGTGAAGATTTAGGGATTGTATATTCAACTTCAGTTTGGGATACGACATCGGCAAAAGAGATTGCTTCATTGAATCCAGATTTTATCAAAATTCCATCGGCGTGTAACAATAATTTCGAAATGATAGATTGGTTATGCGATAATTATAAAGGAGAGATTCACATTTCAACAGGAATGACAACAAAAGACGAAACAAGTAATTTGGTTGATTTTTTTGTGAATAAAGGACGTAATAAAGATTTGGTTATTTACAACTGCACTTCTGGTTACCCCGTGCCTTTTGAGGATGTTTGTTTATTAGATATTAAATTACTGATAGATAAATATGCAGATAAGGTAAAAAGTATTGGTTTTTCCGGACATCATTTAGGTATTGCTGTAGATATAGCAGCTTATACTTTGGGAGCAAATATTATAGAACGTCATTATACTTTAGATCGTACTTGGAAAGGTACAGATCATGCTGCATCATTAGAACCAGAAGGTGTTCGAAAATTGTCCAGAGACTTAAAGGCTGTGTATAAAGCATTAACGTTTAAAAGTCAGGATATTTTGCCAATTGAACAGGTTCAAAGAGATAAACTTAAATATAGAAATGCTTAA
- a CDS encoding MBOAT family O-acyltransferase — translation MFFNSLAFFIFLPVVFFLYWFVFNKTKSTQNALLIIASYYFYSCWDWRFLFLLVFSTFLDYYTGIRIEKSNNDKGRKFWFWLSVSVNLGFLGVFKYYNFFSESFAQMLTTVGFKASPILLDVVLPVGISFYTFHGLSYVIDIYFKRIKAEYNFVDYSLFVSYFPLLVAGPIERATHLLPQLKEKRRFDLEKSKEGISQIIWGLFKKVVIADTCAIYANQIFDNYEKMDSVTLIIGTVYFAFQIYGDFSGYSDMALGMSKLFGLDLLRNFNYPYFSRDIAEFWRRWHISLSSWFRDYVYIPLGGSKGNKWKQIRNVFLIFLLSGFWHGANWTYIIWGLINAVYFIPLLLFKKNRDNIGDVALSFNFESIKVIFHMGITFVLVCFSWIFFRSNNITNAIDYIRRILVFSFDYNNVKEQITYNVLFLLPFFMVLEWRNRKHDCPLGNKFSKLKLTFTILLILVLGQFSIDNKFIYFQF, via the coding sequence ATGTTTTTTAATTCTCTGGCTTTTTTCATTTTTTTGCCCGTAGTGTTTTTTTTGTATTGGTTCGTTTTTAACAAAACAAAAAGTACACAAAATGCACTTCTTATTATTGCCAGTTATTATTTCTATTCCTGTTGGGATTGGCGTTTTTTATTTCTGTTAGTTTTCTCGACGTTTCTCGATTATTATACCGGAATCAGAATTGAAAAAAGCAATAATGATAAAGGACGAAAGTTTTGGTTTTGGCTAAGCGTTTCTGTCAATTTAGGATTTCTTGGAGTTTTTAAATATTACAACTTTTTCTCAGAATCGTTTGCTCAAATGCTGACAACTGTCGGTTTTAAAGCCAGTCCGATTTTGTTAGATGTGGTTTTACCGGTTGGAATCTCTTTCTATACTTTTCACGGATTATCTTATGTAATTGATATTTATTTTAAAAGAATTAAGGCCGAATATAATTTTGTAGATTATTCACTTTTCGTAAGTTATTTTCCACTTTTAGTTGCCGGGCCTATTGAACGTGCTACTCATTTGTTGCCTCAATTAAAGGAAAAGAGAAGATTTGATTTAGAAAAATCTAAAGAAGGAATTAGTCAAATAATTTGGGGATTATTCAAAAAGGTTGTCATAGCTGACACGTGTGCCATTTATGCGAATCAAATTTTTGACAATTATGAAAAAATGGATTCTGTCACATTAATTATAGGAACAGTCTATTTTGCATTTCAGATTTATGGCGATTTTTCGGGATATTCAGATATGGCATTAGGAATGTCAAAATTGTTTGGATTAGATTTATTACGCAATTTCAATTATCCTTACTTTTCAAGAGATATAGCCGAGTTTTGGCGTCGTTGGCATATTTCTCTTTCGTCATGGTTTCGAGATTATGTTTATATTCCGCTGGGTGGAAGTAAAGGAAATAAATGGAAGCAGATTAGAAATGTATTTTTGATTTTTTTGCTGAGTGGTTTTTGGCATGGAGCAAATTGGACATATATTATTTGGGGCTTAATAAATGCAGTTTATTTTATTCCTTTGCTTTTATTCAAAAAGAATCGAGATAATATAGGAGATGTAGCACTCAGTTTTAATTTTGAATCAATCAAGGTGATTTTTCACATGGGAATTACTTTTGTACTGGTTTGTTTCTCCTGGATATTTTTCAGGTCAAACAATATCACGAATGCGATCGATTATATAAGAAGAATTTTAGTTTTTAGTTTTGACTATAATAATGTAAAAGAGCAAATTACTTATAATGTTCTTTTTTTGTTGCCTTTTTTTATGGTTTTAGAATGGAGAAACAGAAAGCATGATTGTCCTTTGGGGAATAAGTTTTCTAAATTAAAATTAACATTTACAATTTTATTAATATTGGTATTAGGACAGTTTAGTATTGATAATAAGTTCATTTACTTTCAATTTTAA
- a CDS encoding glycosyltransferase family protein, with amino-acid sequence MDKKIFIFLPDGVGLRNFAFTKFKDIGENKGYNITYWNNTPFSIEKELDFQEIRIDNQTIHPLTTIFTRARKRTELNFFDKKFNETVYNTYNFPQSYRGLKNAFKSTVVNVLVFFGSNERGIKFIRKQVKKLERKTSKYAYCKKQLTEHKPDFVFCTNQRPTQAIAPIVAAQDLGIPTATFVFSWDNLPKATTLVETDYYFVWSEHMKKELLQYCPYVKSEDVFVTGTPQFESHFDRNLLQTKEAFFAEYELDLNKRYICFSGDDIVTSPLDQYYLEDLAVAVLELNKEGYNLGIIYRKCPVDFTNRYDSILEKYKDVIVSIDPLWRPVGTLWNEIMPTKEDFALQSNICEHTEFVANIASSMVFDFVAHNKSCLFFDYEQPQLTKGIRDIGQNYKYIHFRSMPGKNAVLWAFDKKTLTANVKDIIDKNQSSVKEGKEWFEIIVGKKPTEASEKIWNVVDEILN; translated from the coding sequence ATGGATAAAAAGATATTTATTTTTTTACCTGATGGGGTTGGCCTTCGAAATTTTGCATTTACAAAGTTTAAAGATATAGGAGAGAATAAAGGATATAATATTACATATTGGAATAACACTCCTTTTTCAATTGAAAAGGAATTAGACTTTCAGGAAATAAGAATTGACAATCAGACGATTCATCCTCTGACCACTATTTTTACAAGAGCACGTAAGCGTACCGAATTAAATTTTTTTGATAAAAAATTTAATGAAACAGTATATAACACTTATAATTTTCCACAATCTTACAGGGGTCTAAAAAATGCCTTTAAAAGTACAGTTGTTAATGTACTGGTTTTTTTTGGGTCGAATGAAAGAGGAATTAAATTTATCAGAAAACAAGTCAAAAAATTAGAGCGTAAAACCTCTAAATATGCTTATTGCAAAAAACAATTAACGGAGCATAAACCCGATTTTGTTTTTTGTACAAATCAACGTCCAACTCAAGCTATAGCTCCCATTGTTGCTGCACAAGATTTAGGAATTCCCACAGCTACATTTGTATTTTCCTGGGATAATTTACCGAAAGCTACTACTTTGGTTGAAACCGATTACTATTTTGTGTGGAGTGAACACATGAAAAAAGAATTATTGCAATATTGTCCTTACGTCAAATCCGAAGATGTTTTTGTTACAGGAACACCACAATTTGAAAGTCATTTTGATAGAAATCTATTGCAAACCAAAGAAGCATTTTTTGCGGAATATGAATTAGATTTGAATAAACGTTATATCTGTTTTTCTGGAGATGATATAGTTACTTCACCTTTAGATCAATACTACTTAGAAGATTTAGCAGTGGCAGTTCTTGAATTGAATAAAGAAGGCTACAATCTTGGAATAATATATCGAAAATGTCCAGTTGATTTTACGAACCGTTACGATTCTATTTTAGAAAAATACAAAGATGTTATTGTTTCTATAGATCCTTTATGGCGTCCGGTAGGGACACTCTGGAATGAAATTATGCCAACTAAAGAAGATTTTGCCCTTCAATCAAACATTTGTGAACATACAGAATTTGTTGCAAATATTGCTTCTTCTATGGTTTTTGACTTTGTTGCGCACAATAAATCATGTTTGTTTTTTGATTATGAACAACCTCAATTAACAAAAGGAATTAGGGATATTGGTCAAAATTATAAATATATCCATTTTCGATCCATGCCTGGTAAAAATGCAGTTTTGTGGGCGTTTGATAAAAAGACTCTAACAGCAAATGTTAAGGATATTATCGATAAAAATCAATCAAGTGTAAAAGAAGGAAAAGAGTGGTTTGAGATTATTGTTGGGAAGAAACCCACTGAAGCCTCGGAAAAAATATGGAATGTTGTTGATGAGATTCTAAATTAG